One genomic window of Notamacropus eugenii isolate mMacEug1 chromosome 6, mMacEug1.pri_v2, whole genome shotgun sequence includes the following:
- the P2RY13 gene encoding P2Y purinoceptor 13 encodes MNATFLQLTNGSLNSTDRCPRDTRITHLVFPALYTTVFLAGMLLNSLALWVFFRIPSSSTFIVYLKNTLVADLIMTLTLPFKILSDANIGPWQIRAFVCRFSAVIFYETMYIGIILLGLIAFDRFLKIVRPFGKFCVQKPRFAQILSILVWLSLFFLSLPNMILSNKEATPQSVKKCASLKGPPGLMWHKVVNYVCQFIFWTVFSLMFLFYVVIAKKVYESFRKSKSKDARSKKNLEGKVFIVVAVFFVCFAPFHFARVPYTHSQTNNSKTNCAVQNQLFLAKEATLFLATTNICMDPLIYIFLCRKFTERLPCVGKMTRTSQENATSQTDNITLS; translated from the coding sequence ATGAATGCCACATTCCTTCAACTCACCAACGGATCCCTCAACTCCACTGACCGTTGCCCCAGAGACACCCGGATTACTCATTTGGTCTTCCCAGCCCTGTACACCACTGTATTCTTGGCTGGGATGCTACTGAACAGCTTGGCTTTATGGGTTTTCTTTAGGATCCCCAGCTCCTCCACTTTCATAGTCTACCTTAAAAACACCCTGGTGGCAGATTTGATAATGACTCTGACACTTCCTTTCAAAATTCTCTCGGATGCAAACATTGGACCCTGGCAAATCCGAGCTTTTGTTTGTCGTTTCTCAGCAGTGATCTTTTACGAGACCATGTACATTGGCATCATCTTACTTGGACTCATAGCTTTTGACCGCTTCCTCAAGATCGTCCGGCCCTTTGGCAAATTCTGCGTGCAGAAGCCTCGTTTTGCCCAAATCCTTTCTATACTGGTTTGGctttccttgttcttcctctccTTGCCGAATATGATATTATCTAACAAGGAAGCCACACCGCAATCAGTAAAAAAGTGTGCTTCCCTAAAGGGCCCCCCAGGCCTTATGTGGCACAAAGTAGTCAATTATGTGTGTCAGTTTATCTTCTGGACTGTTTTTTCCCTTATGTTTCTGTTTTATGTGGTGATTGCCAAGAAGGTCTATGAGTCCTTCAGAAAGTCCAAAAGTAAAGATGccagaagcaaaaaaaatctaGAAGGCAAAGTCTTCATTGTCGTGGCCGTCTTCTTTGTGTGCTTTGCCCCTTTCCACTTTGCAAGGGTCCCCTACACTCACAGCCAGACCAACAACAGCAAGACCAATTGTGCTGTGCAGAACCAGCTGTTCCTGGCTAAGGAAGCCACTCTCTTCTTGGCTACTACCAACATCTGCATGGATCCCCTGATCTACATATTCTTATGTAGGAAATTCACAGAAAGGCTGCCCTGTGTGGGGAAAATGACAAGGACGAGCCAAGAAAATGCCACCAGTCAAACTGATAACATAACTTTAAGTTGA
- the P2RY12 gene encoding P2Y purinoceptor 12 — translation MSDLYNFTNGTGNYSLCTRDYKITQVLFPLLYTVLFVVGIIMNSLAMGIFFQIPSKSNFIIFLKNTVISDLLMILTFPFKILSDAKLGAGPLRAFVCQVTSVIFYFTMYISISFLGLITIDRYQKTTRPFKTSNLNNLLGAKILSAVIWIFMFLLSLPNMILTNKKPEHSNVKKCAFLKSEFGLVWHEIVNYICQVIFWINLLIVIVCYTLITKELYRSYVRTRGVGKAPKKRVNIKVFIVIAVFFICFVPFHFARIPYTLSQTRDVFDCSAENTLFYVKESTLWLTSLNACLDPFIYFYLCKSFRNSLMGMLRPRNTPTMFSPQEIRSKGHNNSSPSEEIPL, via the coding sequence ATGAGTGACCTCTACAACTTCACTAATGGAACTGGAAATTACAGTCTCTGTACCAGAGATTACAAAATCACCCAAGTTCTTTTTCCCTTGCTCTACACAGTCTTATTTGTTGTTGGCATTATCATGAACAGTCTGGCAATGGGAATTTTCTTCCAGATCCCCAGCAAATCTAACTTCATCATATTTCTCAAGAACACTGTCATTTCTGATCTTCTTATGATACTGACTTTCCCCTTCAAAATCCTCAGTGATGCCAAGCTGGGAGCAGGGCCACTGAGGGCGTTTGTGTGCCAGGTCACCTCCGTTATCTTTTACTTCACAATGTATATCAGTATCTCCTTCCTTGGCTTGATCACCATTGACCGTTACCAGAAAACCACCAGGCCATTTAAAACGTCCAACCTCAACAACCTGCTTGGAGCCAAGATTCTTTCCGCGGTGATTTGGATATTCATGTTTCTCCTGTCCTTGCCAAACATGATCTTGACCAACAAGAAACCAGAGCACTCAAACGTAAAGAAATGTGCTTTCCTCAAGTCAGAGTTTGGCCTGGTGTGGCACGAAATTGTCAACTACATCTGTCAAGTCATTTTCTGGATCAATTTGCTCATCGTAATTGTATGCTACACACTAATCACGAAAGAGCTCTATCGATCCTATGTAAGGACCAGGGGGGTGGGCAAAGCACCTAAGAAAAGGGTAAACATCAAAGTGTTTATTGTCATTGCAGtgtttttcatttgctttgtgCCTTTTCATTTTGCCAGAATTCCCTACACCCTAAGCCAAACAAGGGATGTTTTTGACTGCTCAGCTGAGAATACTTTATTTTATGTGAAAGAGAGTACCCTGTGGTTGACTTCCTTGAATGCATGCTTAGATCCATTCATATATTTTTACCTCTGCAAATCCTTTAGGAATTCCTTGATGGGCATGTTGAGACCCAGAAATACTCCTACGATGTTCTCACCCCAGGAAATCAGAAGCAAAGGGCACAACAATAGCAGCCCATCGGAGGAGATCCCATTATAG